DNA sequence from the Callithrix jacchus isolate 240 chromosome 13, calJac240_pri, whole genome shotgun sequence genome:
GCTTCTGCTGCAGGTTTGGACCCTGCTGGGCCTATGTTTGAGGGGGCAGATATCCACAAGAGGCTCTCTCCTGACGATGCGGATTTTGTGGATGTCCTCCACACCTACACACGTTCCTTCGGCTTGAGCATTGGTATTCAGATGCCTGTGGGCCACATTGACATCTACCCCAACGGGGGTGACTTCCAGCCTGGCTGTGGACTCAACGATGTCCTGGGAACAATTGGATATGGAAGTGAGTTCCCTCTTTTCTGCTTTGTGTTTGACTCAGTCCCATCTCTTTCTACATCAGCCAGAGCCTTCAGTGCTGCAGGCACTGCTTGTTCATTATTTTCACCTCCCGCCACAGTGGCCCTCCAGCGCTGTTCTGATGTTTCTCATTGTCCTCCAAGACTAACTCACCCAGGGGTTTCTACTCTGCTTTCTCATACTTTAAGGTCACagttgtctttccttccttccttccttccttccttccttccttccttccttccttccttccttccctttctctctctcttcttttcttttctttctttttttgacagagttttgctcttgttgcccaggctggagtgcaatggtgcaacctcagctcactgtaacctccacctccctggttcaactgattctcctgcctcagactcctgagtagctggaactacaggcatgtgccaccatgccagcctaattttgtatttttagtagagacagggtttcaccatgttggtcaggctggtttcaaactctggacctcaggtgatccacctgcgttggcctcccaaaatgttgagattacaggtgagccaccatgcctggctgattaatttctttttatgacaAAAGCAATAGACACATttgttgaaaaagaaatcaagcattATAGACTTCCATAAAGCAAAAGTGcgctcctcctcccagccctacTTCCACTCTTCAAATGTAGCTAGTAGGGATGCTTTTGTGTGGGTCCTTctagtattttttctttgcaaatttatTGGCATGCACATTTCCTTCCCAAACTCACATTGTtctacaactttattttttttcaattttctttttttgtgtaatAACATATTGtggacattctttttcttttcttttctttttttaaaagacagactctttctttctttttgagatgaagtttcattcttgttgcccaggctggagtgcaatggtgggatcttggctctctgcaaccattgcctcccaggttcaagcaattctcctgctttggcctcctgagcagctgggattacaggcacctgccaccatgcccagctaatttttcgtatttttgtagagatggggttgcacccccttggctaggctggtctcaaacttctgtccgcaggtgatccacctgcctcggcctcccaaggtgttgggaatacaggcatgagccactgcactcggccggATGATACCATTTAAGGCTGCCAGCACCAACGAGGCAGGATTGGGGGTGGCCTTGCCAAATTTTTTGTAAGATCCCTGAAATTACCTGGATTAGAAAATCCAAATTGTATGCCTAACTTTGTAAGCAACTGTCTCTATGACCCTGAGCAGATTACCTCACCCCCATGGACCTTTGGGTTATAATCTATAATTGAAGGGCTTGGACTAGATGGGTTTGGTAAACATCTTAAAGCATCAGACAGTAActgttttaggctttgcaggctgtATTGTATCTGTTCCAACTCTGCTGATATAGCATGAAAGTTGCCACCGACAGGCTgtgcatggttgctcatgcctataatcctagcactttgggagggcgaggtgggtgtatcacctgaggtcaggagttcaagaccagcctggccaacatgatgaaattccatctgtactagaaatacaaaaattagacaggtgtggtggttcatgcctgtaacctcaggtACTTGAGGCTGAGAaacgagaattacttgagcccaggaggcagaggtttcagtgagctgagatcacatcactgtactccagcctgtgtgatgggatcaagagtccatctcaaaaaaagaagttgccatagacaatacataaacaaatgaggGTGActgtcccaataaaactttatttacaaaaacaggtagcCAGCAGGCATAgtgtggtgcacctgtagtcccacctatttgggatgctgaggcaggaggactgcttaggCTCaggtgaggatcacttgagcccaggagtttgaggccagctgggcaacataatgagacactgtctataaaacaaaaacaaaaagcaaaaaaagaggtAGCCAGCCTGCAAGCTATGTTTTGCTGAGCCCTGGATGAGACGATGTTTAGGATCTGATTCACTGGCAGCATTTGTGACTGTATAGCCCTATTAGGAAGGAGTGACTCCTGCTGCACAGCCGGTCTGCCGCACTCTACTTAGCGCTTATTATATGCACTTTCTTGCTCCTTATTGCTTTGTGTGTATTAGTGCTGTCTTCCCACCAAGAGCGTGAACAATTAGGCAgcaggaattgcctgaaattctacatcttttttttttttttttaattgagatggagtttcgctcttgttacccaggctggagtgcaatggcgcgatctcggctcactgcaacctccgcctcctgggttcaggcaattctcctgcctcagcctcctgagtagctgggattacaggcacgcaccaccatgcctagctaattttttgtatttttagtagagacagggtttcaccatgttgaccaggatggtctcgatctgttgacctcgtgatccacctgcctcggcctcccaaaacgctgggattacaggcatgagccaccgcacctggccaaaattctACATCTTAATGGGAGCCTAGCACCTTGCTGGACATTAAGAATTAcagaggccaagtgcagtggcgcacatctgtaatcccagcactttaggaggcaaaggtgggaagactgcttgagcccaggagttcaagaccagcctgggcaacatggtgaaaccccgtatctgtaaaaactacaaaaattagccaggtgtggtggttgtgtgcctgtagtcccagacactggggaggctgaggtgagaggatcacctgaacctcagtggttgaggctgctgtgatcTGTGAGTCGTGATTGTCCCCCTGTattatagcctgggcaacagagtgagaccctgtctcaaaacaaaaaggaaacaagcAGAAGAATTACATGAAAATACTAACAGCATCAATAAACAGCTATCACTGATGAGGAGTATGGTCCTGACTGTTTGAGTGTCTAATCATCGAGAAGGGCTCATCCTGCATGCTTTCTGTCCCTCCTACCCCCAGCAATCACGGAGGTGGTAAAATGTGAGCATGAACGGGCCGTCCACCTCTTTGTTGACTCCCTGGTGAATCAGGACAAGCCAAGCTTTGCCTTCCAGTGCACTGACTCCAACCGCTTCAAAAAGGGGATCTGCCTGAGCTGCCGCAAGAACCGTTGTAATAGCATTGGCTACAATGCCAAGAAAATGAGGAACAAGAGGAATAGCAAAATGTACCTAAAGACCCGGGCGGGCATGCCTTTCAGAGGTAACCTCCAGTCCCTCAAGTGTCCCTGAGGAAGGCCCTAAATACCTCCTTCTTAATACTACATCACAGAGCAGGGCATGTCCCAGCCTAGGAGAAGTGGCCAGCATAGTTCAATCAAATCATTGCAAATCAGATTACACTGTGCATGTCCTAGGAAGGGGAATCTTTGCAAAATAAACATTGGAGACTCCTTCTCTGATGTGGCTATCAGTCCATGATCACAATATCAATATCTTAAGTTTCTATCTTGGATGTAACTTTCAAAGCTGtttcatatttgttttctcatttgatcATCGTAAGAAACTCGAGGCAGATGAACAGGGGACCAAAATGACATGTTACATTTTTGTAATGCGCTATACAATCACAAGGTTTTCTGGGTACTGTGGGTATTATTTTagttaaggctcagagaggttaatacCTTGGCCTTAATCCAGGGGGATGTAGCTAGAAAGTAGGGAAGTGAAAATCCTCAAAAGATCTAACTCCCAAGCACAGGGCTCCTTCTTCTACACTGCAGTGGCCTCATGGCATTGGACAGAACAAGAGCAGATGGGGGCTCAGGTTGGGCTCAACCAAAAGAATGTCAGTCCTAAAATCTCTGTGCTGGGCGACTCAGTTTGGGTCAGGGGTTGTCCTCTGATGACAAGCAAGGGTTACAAGGATCTTTGTTCTGCTGTCTCTGCAGTTTACCATTATCAGATGAAAATCCATGTCTTCAGTTACAAGAACATGAGAGACATTGAGCCCACCTTTTATGTCACCCTTTATGGCACTAATGCAGATTCCCAGACTCTGCCACTGGAAATGTAAGTCATCAGTTTCCCTTGCTGGGTTTGGGACAGGTAACAGGTTGGTTTGAGAATGAGAGAGCACAAGGGAGTGTGTGAACAAGTGCAGGACGCAGGAGAGTGGAGTCCGATGGCTTGGGGAGGAGCCAGGTGGCTTGGCTGGCCTCTGTGGTCCTCGCTCCACCAAGCCCTGATTCAGGTTTCTGGGAGGAAAGCTCCTGGGATGAATCAGCAGCATGAGAAGCTGCTGGATCAGCAGGGCAGAAACCTGTTTAATTCTAGGCAATGCCTGACGAGGCTTCAGGCAACCTAGAACTTCATCAACGTCATCCCTGGACCTTTCCTCATGAGGCGGCTGTGGAGGGGTGTGTAGcgatctgtatatatatatgttgaataTCTACCAGGGACAAAGTGTCATGCCAAGTCATGTTGGGATTGTGATGAAACATCATCAAAGCAGCTCACTTCTCAGGGCTCAGGGTCTAGCTGAGAGACCAGGTtcataaacatacatacacacttttGCACAAATGGGGCAAGGCCAACCAGGCCAAGCCAAATGAGAGAGTCAGACAGGAAGTGGCTAGGAGTTTGGGGGAGACAGATGCCTGTGAGCTGAGCAAAACAGCGCACTTAAGTGTGGATGtgacttttctgtgttttcttttttttgagacggagtctcaccaggctggagtgcagtggtgtgatcttggctcaccgaaacctccacctctgggctcaagcaattctcctgcctcagcctcctgagtagctgggattacaggtgcccactaccatgcctggctaatttttgtatttttagtggagacgggtttcaccatgttggccaggctggtctcgaactccggacctcgtgatccaccagcctcggcctctcagtgtgctgggattacaggtgtgagctgctgctccAGGCTGTGTTTTCTTACTGTGTTCTTTCTTCGTCCTGTCTCTTCAGGAAGTAGCACAAATGGGGTGGAGGGGTGCCCAGAAATGGTTTTGATAAGAAGCTGGGGTGCTGTGGGCAAAGTTAGCTCAGCCCATGTGGAGCACATCTAAGCTTCCACCTTGGTCCTGATCATGGGATGTGGAGGGCTAGAGGTGGGGGAAGGGCTCACACTGTCTCTCTCCTGTGTGTGGTTGTTACTGCCACTGTCACCCTACAGTGTGGCAGTTTTCCAGCTGTCAGGGGAGTGAGATCAGCTTCTCTCTCACTTGTAGAGTGGAGCAGATCGAGCAGAATGCCACCAACACCTTCCTGGTCTACACTGAGGAGGACTTGGGAGACCTCCTGAAGATCCAGCTCACCTGGGAGGGGACCTCTCAGTCTTGGTACAGCCTGTGGAAGGAGCTTCGCAGCTACCTGTCTCAACCCCGCAACCCCAGGCAGGAGCTGCATATCAGGCGCATCCGGGTGAAGTCTGGGGAAACCCAGAGGAAGTAAGTGCCTCCTGCTCCTTCTGCCTGGCTGTGCCTCTGCCATTCTTTTCCTTTGCCGTATCCATCCTCAGTCCTTCCTCCAGCATGCAGGTACAACCTTAAACACCTTCCCAAGGACAAGTGACTTCCAGATCAAGTCTTCTGCCAACTGTTGTGCATCTCATGCCCTGATCATAGGCTCTCGGCTGAGAGGGGTGGGCCAGTGGAGGCGGGAGTTCAGCCCTGGCTCTGTTTGCCAGGCCTTGTGTCAGCCTGAAGGAGGGGGGCTTCTCTTGGACCAGGCTTTTTAGGAGTGCTGCCTTGTTGATCTGTTTACTGTGGTGTCCGTGCAGACAAAAGGCTTTGCTTGTTTCTGACCAGAGCAGACCGGAGTGTCACGTCCAGGGAGCCCCCACGGATGAGGTCTGTGGGAGGGTCTGGTTTTTCCCCAGCATGTGATTTTCAGAGCATGATTATACCTCTCCttcagaggttctaagtcaaggATGTGGGGCAGCGGTCCTTACTGCAAATAACAGAGAATCCTCTGTGCCATGCTAGCTGGCAGTTTCCCATTTCTTTTAACCCCAAGCCTAGCATAAAAGATCCAGACCTTTCTATCAGCTTCTAACACTGCAACTTGACTCCCTGAGCAGGCTTCTTTCTAAACAGAAGCCAGGGAAGCCTGGAGACCTTTGTCAAGAGGGGAGGGTTTCCTTAACCAAGCCCTTCAGGTGACCTCCAGAGAGGTCACTGCCGGCCTTGGCATGGGCGGAGGCAGCTGCCTCCTTTATCCCTTCTCTGGCATTTTCTCCATTATAATTCTTGCCATGTCTTGTTTACTTACACGCATCATCTGTGGCACAGCTTGGCAGCAGAGGGAAGTAAAGTGGAGGCTTGGGGCCCTCAGCTGAATGATTCTAGTCTAGAAATCTGTGAACTGCGGGTGCCAGCTTGTGGTCTAGACTGTGTATCTTTTTACTTCTCTGGGCTCTTGCAGGTGCAAACTATACCTATGGGTGTGATAGCAGAAAGAtcatcatttataaataaaaaatttcagagaaaataaacactgATTAAACCACCACCgagacttaaaaatataaatagttttcCATGTTGGTTTCAgatataagatttttaaaaagtaaaacattataaatacaGTTGAAGTCCCTGTGTCCTTCTCTGCTCTCTCCCACTCCTCTTTCAAACCAAATATAACTGGAAGGAaggttttccttccttcattgttttatactctcttttctttctctccctccctccctccctccgtccctctctctctctctctctctttttttcttttgactgagTCTCATTTTgtattccaggctggagtgcagtggtgtgatctcagcttactgcaacctccatctcctggattcaagttatttccctgcctcagcctcctgagtagctgggattacaggcatgtgccaccatgcccagttaattttgtatttttagtagagacagggttttgccatgttggccaggctggtcttgaactcctgatctcaggtgatccacctgccttggcctccctaagtgctgggattacaggtatgagccactgcacccggcccccttAGTACTTGTGTTTGTATACATAAACTATGTATAGAATTGTTTTAAGATGCTTCTGAATTTTGCATGAGTGGacataatattttacaatttgaTTTTTTCATGCAAATATTGTTTGTGAAGTTTATCCAAAACATAAAAATCGAATCTATTCTTGTTTAACTCCTGTATGTAAATGACCATTGCACAAATAGTTTTGCCATTGTTCTGCTGAAAACTTAAGTTGTTGCTGCTTTTTCATAGTTACGAATGGTGCCTAGATGAATATCCTCTGCATTTTCCTTGTGCACAAGTGTGCAAGGGCTGATTTTCAGCATGTGTTCCAAAAAGCGGAATTGCTGGGTTGTGGTATATGCATTCTCCAGCCTGACCAGATATTATTAAATCTCTCTTCAAAGTGGTTGGACTAATTTTCCAACTTAACTATAGATGAAGAGttcccctttccctcctttttACCCATATCTCGCGGAACATTCTTGCCATTTTGTTAGGTGTGAATGGGCTCCCTGCTgttgtttgaatttgcatttcctgattgTGCATGAGATAGGTcatgtttttatatgtgtataaacaTATGGGTCCTAAGGTCCTTAGGGTTTCCTGGGAAAGGCTCTTAAACTGTTCTGAATGGGGCTtttgtcctgcctcagctccagGGTCAGGTGCAGGACACACTTAAGGATTACGTGGTCATGCTAATCACACGTCCCCCAGGCTGCTGAGTGGGGCAGCCATAAGTTCCAGGACAATGGTTATTAGGCCCTGATTCTTTCTTGTGTTCTTGGCTGTCCATTTGCTGAATCTTTGGTTTTGACTTGCAGCTGAGTTCCAGTTGCTCTTGTCAATGGATATTTACAGAGCACTGAACTAGAGATATTTTGAATCACTCCTTCAAGCTTAGAGTCTAGTTGAGAAGTCAACCACAGATATCAgcaagcaatttcaggcagggcataacatgttaaaataaaaagttctttttaaaCTCCATGTTGCAAGAAGTAGCAACACTAACAAAAGCAATATTTATATAAGGACATACTTTGTAACCAGTTGAAAGGCCAAGGGAGGGTTAGGTTAATGAGGGCTCAGACAGTCATGGAGGTTTCTGAGAGGCTATGGCCTTGAGAGGCAGGTGGTGTTTTTGGATAGACAGAGGGAAGCAGGTTGGAGAGGTCTGGCTGAGGCTGCATGAGGCTGGATCATGGAAGCCTCAAAGTGAGACACAGTTTGGAGTCCCTGCAGTAGTGACCGGGGAATTCTGAAGGCTTTTGAGTTAAGGCATGGCAGGAGAATTTCACCCCTGCCTCCTCACCCATCTGTCTTGAATCCAGAAAGCACAGCTGGAATCCATCTAGAGTTCTGGCTACATCAgtagtttcttttccttcctagACTGACATTTTGCGCAGAGGACCCTGAGAACACCAGCATATCCCCAGGCCGGGAGCTCTGGTTTCACAAGTGTCG
Encoded proteins:
- the LIPG gene encoding endothelial lipase isoform X1; translation: MRNSVPLLCFWSLCCCFAAGSPASFDPEGRLEDEIYKPKAVQAEVKPSVRFNLRTSKDPEHEGCYLSLGHSQPLEDCGFNMTAKTFFIIHGWTMSGIFENWLHKLVSALHTRERDANVVVVNWLPLAHQLYTDAVNNTRAVGRSIARMLDWLQEKDEFSLGNVHLIGYSLGAHVAGYAGNFVKGTVGRITGLDPAGPMFEGADIHKRLSPDDADFVDVLHTYTRSFGLSIGIQMPVGHIDIYPNGGDFQPGCGLNDVLGTIGYGTITEVVKCEHERAVHLFVDSLVNQDKPSFAFQCTDSNRFKKGICLSCRKNRCNSIGYNAKKMRNKRNSKMYLKTRAGMPFRVYHYQMKIHVFSYKNMRDIEPTFYVTLYGTNADSQTLPLEIVEQIEQNATNTFLVYTEEDLGDLLKIQLTWEGTSQSWYSLWKELRSYLSQPRNPRQELHIRRIRVKSGETQRKLTFCAEDPENTSISPGRELWFHKCRDGWRMKNETSPTVKLP
- the LIPG gene encoding endothelial lipase isoform X2 translates to MPEPGDEIYKPKAVQAEVKPSVRFNLRTSKDPEHEGCYLSLGHSQPLEDCGFNMTAKTFFIIHGWTMSGIFENWLHKLVSALHTRERDANVVVVNWLPLAHQLYTDAVNNTRAVGRSIARMLDWLQEKDEFSLGNVHLIGYSLGAHVAGYAGNFVKGTVGRITGLDPAGPMFEGADIHKRLSPDDADFVDVLHTYTRSFGLSIGIQMPVGHIDIYPNGGDFQPGCGLNDVLGTIGYGTITEVVKCEHERAVHLFVDSLVNQDKPSFAFQCTDSNRFKKGICLSCRKNRCNSIGYNAKKMRNKRNSKMYLKTRAGMPFRVYHYQMKIHVFSYKNMRDIEPTFYVTLYGTNADSQTLPLEIVEQIEQNATNTFLVYTEEDLGDLLKIQLTWEGTSQSWYSLWKELRSYLSQPRNPRQELHIRRIRVKSGETQRKLTFCAEDPENTSISPGRELWFHKCRDGWRMKNETSPTVKLP
- the LIPG gene encoding endothelial lipase isoform X3 gives rise to the protein MRNSVPLLCFWSLCCCFAAGSPASFDPEGRLEDEIYKPKAVQAEVKPSVRFNLRTSKDPEHEGCYLSLGHSQPLEDCGFNMTAKTFFIIHGWTMSGIFENWLHKLVSALHTRERDANVVVVNWLPLAHQLYTDAVNNTRAVGRSIARMLDWLQEKDEFSLGNVHLIGYSLGAHVAGYAGNFVKGTVGRITAITEVVKCEHERAVHLFVDSLVNQDKPSFAFQCTDSNRFKKGICLSCRKNRCNSIGYNAKKMRNKRNSKMYLKTRAGMPFRVYHYQMKIHVFSYKNMRDIEPTFYVTLYGTNADSQTLPLEIVEQIEQNATNTFLVYTEEDLGDLLKIQLTWEGTSQSWYSLWKELRSYLSQPRNPRQELHIRRIRVKSGETQRKLTFCAEDPENTSISPGRELWFHKCRDGWRMKNETSPTVKLP